The nucleotide window ATCGTTCTTACATTATTATGAGATATATTGAGAAGCGCGGCAATTTCTTCCTGTTTCAGGCCGTCAATAACAAATAAGTTAAAGATCACGCGGTAATTTTCGGGGAGCTTTGCAATAGCTCTTCTGATTCTGTCAATATCTGCTGAAAAATCATCTTCATCGAGCTCTGCATCATCACCGGCATTGATATTGCCTATCTCCGTGTCCACCCATTGAATCTTCTTTTTGCGCAGCAGGCTAATAGATTTATTAATAACAATCCTGCGTAGCCATGCCTCAAACGAGCTTTTATAAGTGAACTTATCCAGGCTGTTAAAAGCATCTATAAAAGCTTCCTGTACCGTATCTTCTGCATCTGCCAGGTTATTCAACACCCGCATGCTACTATTCAGCATAGCCTTCACGTACCGGTGATACACGTCATAAAAGGCCTGTTTATTGCCCTCGCGGCAAAGTTCTACCTGTTCGTCTAATGCTATTTCTACCGTGAGGTTCAAGTTAGTATCTGCGTCTTTTATATAATAATAGCAAAAAAGAGAAGAATGTTACACTTTGTCAAAAAAAAATAATTGACATGAAAATATGTTTATAAATATCTGAAAATCAATTTAAATTGAGTTGCAGGTGAGCAGTAATACCGGTATTGGCTTGAATTTCTGACACGTTTCCTTTTAAAAGCACCATAGCAGGTTTATTAAACCGGTAATGTGAAATAAAAGGTAGAACCCTTTCCTAATTCGCTTTCTACCCAAATGGCGCCATTGTGCCGGGTGATAATTTCAGCACTTAAATAAAGACCTATTCCAAAACCCGATGTAAAATGCATCTGTGTGTTTTCGGCCCTGTAGTACCGGTCAAACACTTTCAGTTGATCTGCTTCTGTCAGGCCCATGCCCTGGTCGCTTACACTCACCTGAACTTTTCTGCTTTTTAATACATAGCCGACCTGTATTTCGCTACCCCTGGGTGAATATTTAACTGCATTGCTGAGCAGGTTGCTGATCACCGAAGTGATCTTGTCATGATCGGCATTGATGATCATTTTTTCATGATTCATCAGGCTGATCCGATGGGCAGGCGCTGTTAATTCTGTCTCTTTAACAACATCAGCTATAATCATGCTCAGATCAAAACTACTCTTTTCAATTATTAACCTGGCCGATTCCAGCCTGGACAGGTTCAGAAATCCGTTGATCATTGCCGCCATACGTTTTACCTGCACATTGGCTTTATGCATGGCCGTGGCCATAAAAGGATCTTCGCTGTTCTTTAATTTGGCGTGAGCCACCTGAATAATGGCTGTAAGCGAAGTAAGCGGTGTTTTTAACTCGTGGCTTGCCATACCAATAAAATCATTCTTTCGCTGTTCATCGGCCTTCTGCTCGGTTACGTCCATAATAACACCAGTGAATGCAGAAAATGTTCCTGAGGGGTCGGGGGCCAGGTTGCCAATTGCCCGCAGCCAGCGCATCCGCTGGTCGTTCAGGCCAATTACAGGATAGATTACATCGAAATCTTCACCATGATTGATAGCATTTTCTAACTTGGCAGCTACCAGCTCGCGGTATTCATCGGTAACCTGGGCCAATGCCTGCTCTACGCTCAGCGGTTCATCCGAGTTGTAACCAAACAGTTCCTTTAACCGGGCATCTGCGATCATTTCACGGGTAACCGAATGCACATACCAGGTGCCGATATTGGCTGCTTCTATAGCCAGCCTCAACGCGATCTGGTTTTCCTCAATCTTCATTTGCGCGGCTGCTAACCGGTTATTAACAAGAGCCAGTTCTTCATTAATAGTAATTAATTCTTCATTGGATGCCGCCTGTTCTTCGTTTGTAGCCGCCAGCTCTTCATTGATTTCTTGTAACTCGTCCCTGCTTTTAGCCAGGGCTTGTTCCATTTGTTTACGTTCGGTAACATCCCGGGTAGTACCGGCTACGGCTTCTACTTCGCCGGCCTCGTTGAGTACCGGTATCAGTATATAATCATACATGCGCCGGCCCAATACTGCGTGCGGAAACGATACTTCCCCCCGGACCGGTTGTTTGGTGGCACGCACCTGGTCAATTTCACGCTCGTGCATCAGGGCATGCCATTCTTCGTAGCCATTTTCTCTTAAACCCTTACCTATGGCGGTATCCCAGGTTTTGCCCCACATGGTAAGCAGGGCACTATTGGCATAGGTAAATCGGTAGTCCAGGTCCCATACATACATCAGATCGGGTGTGGCTGAAGTAATGGTCTCGTATACTCTTTTCT belongs to Niabella yanshanensis and includes:
- a CDS encoding RNA polymerase sigma factor yields the protein MNLTVEIALDEQVELCREGNKQAFYDVYHRYVKAMLNSSMRVLNNLADAEDTVQEAFIDAFNSLDKFTYKSSFEAWLRRIVINKSISLLRKKKIQWVDTEIGNINAGDDAELDEDDFSADIDRIRRAIAKLPENYRVIFNLFVIDGLKQEEIAALLNISHNNVRTIYHRARKKVIDTVNAIA
- a CDS encoding PAS domain-containing protein, which translates into the protein MQLIKEADLLTLVQNAPIGICILDAETLVAELLNDKYLEVAGKPREQIIGHRYWDAFPEFRDPYQPILDKVVQTGIAYHADEVSMMLLRQGRPEPVFVTFVYAPVITSTGQVSKVAVWVLENTSQVRQREKVLTAKLAVQRERDRLQEFLMQAPAGICILQGESFIYELVNPLYQQLFPGRELLGKPLLEALPEIKDTPIIGILQEVFTTGKPFEASELLVPLARTPDGPIEDRYFNFIYRARQDENGYPDGILVFVIEVTSMMLIQQQLRDAREKADQQKRVYETITSATPDLMYVWDLDYRFTYANSALLTMWGKTWDTAIGKGLRENGYEEWHALMHEREIDQVRATKQPVRGEVSFPHAVLGRRMYDYILIPVLNEAGEVEAVAGTTRDVTERKQMEQALAKSRDELQEINEELAATNEEQAASNEELITINEELALVNNRLAAAQMKIEENQIALRLAIEAANIGTWYVHSVTREMIADARLKELFGYNSDEPLSVEQALAQVTDEYRELVAAKLENAINHGEDFDVIYPVIGLNDQRMRWLRAIGNLAPDPSGTFSAFTGVIMDVTEQKADEQRKNDFIGMASHELKTPLTSLTAIIQVAHAKLKNSEDPFMATAMHKANVQVKRMAAMINGFLNLSRLESARLIIEKSSFDLSMIIADVVKETELTAPAHRISLMNHEKMIINADHDKITSVISNLLSNAVKYSPRGSEIQVGYVLKSRKVQVSVSDQGMGLTEADQLKVFDRYYRAENTQMHFTSGFGIGLYLSAEIITRHNGAIWVESELGKGSTFYFTLPV